The following coding sequences lie in one Miscanthus floridulus cultivar M001 chromosome 9, ASM1932011v1, whole genome shotgun sequence genomic window:
- the LOC136482370 gene encoding uncharacterized protein encodes MPGRPNTGGNRCPLHPPRRALAPSPRRPVSCSPPPLPCPKTPASTAPPPRNPGRAPTDLTPMAEALLLACHLALSFSLLAASLSHLVVAAVSYLSPSSLHHRLIRLLRHPLICLLPLLLALPFAFLPLASTPLLPLLLLPPLLPLPFPFLPPHLPLPLLRALLLSLPLLLLARAADLLAASFPASDLQAHALAVARLLLLAAAAASLASSLSASAPRGTTAAGAHFVAEAGLACAGAVGGLWAAQSGLSLYVDACVPAGCHRLAHSSVKKFKHVVLSF; translated from the coding sequence ATGCCGGGACGACCGAATACCGGCGGCAACCGGTGCCCTCTCCATCCTCCTCGCCGCGCTCTCGCTCCTTCTCCCCGCCGCCCTGTTTCCTGCTCCCCTCCTCCGCTCCCCTGCCCCAAAACTCCGGCATCgaccgctcctcctcctcggaACCCCGGCCGTGCTCCAACTGACCTGACCCCAATGGCGGAGGCGCTGCTGCTCGCGTGCCACCTCGCCCTCTCTTTCTCCCTCCTCGCCGCCTCCCTCTCCCAcctcgtcgtcgccgccgtcTCCTACCTCTCGCCCTCCTCCCTCCACCACCGCCTCATCCGGCTGCTCCGCCACCCGCTCATCTGCCTCCTCCCGCTGCTCCTCGCGCTCCCCTTCGCCTTCCTCCCTCTCGCCTCCACGCCCCtgctgccgctcctcctcctccctccgctGCTCCCGCTCCCGTTCCCGTTCCTCCCTCCCCACCTCCCGCTTCCCCTCCTCCGCGCGCTCCTCCTCTCCCTGCCACTCCTCCTGCTCGCCCGCGCGGCCGACCTCCTCGCCGCCTCGTTCCCGGCCTCGGACCTCCAGGCGCACGCGCTCGCCGtcgcgcgcctcctcctcctcgccgcggcggcggcctcccTCGCCTCGTCGCTCTCCGCCTCCGCGCCCAGGGGCACGACGGCGGCCGGCGCCCACTTCGTCGCCGAGGCGGGGCTCGCCTGCGCGGGCGCCGTGGGCGGGCTCTGGGCGGCGCAGAGCGGGCTCAGCCTCTACGTCGACGCGTGCGTGCCCGCGGGGTGCCACCGCCTAGCACATTCTTCCGTGAAAAAATTTAAACATGTGGTACTTAGTTTTTGA
- the LOC136480280 gene encoding uncharacterized protein, translating into MVYGDSALVIDQLNKDWSCSSEKMDAYCAEIKKLEGKFYDIEYHHMVRDQNQPADQLSKIGSSCAAVPPGVFVQDLLVPSIKEEKEVEEVPPVEQLLLAVPSPVADWKEQFIKYLTNSELPADKTDTKRLIRRSKHYVLVDGNLMRKSAKEGVLQKCVPQDEGVKLLHEIHSGSCGNHAASRNLVGKAF; encoded by the coding sequence atggtgtacggaGACTCCGCGTTGGTTATcgaccagctcaacaaagactggtcctgttccagtgagaagatggacgcatactgcgccgaaatcaagaagcttgaagggaagttctatgatatcgagtaccaccacatggtacgagatcaaaatcaaccaGCTGACCAGCTCTCAAAAATAGGTTCGTCTTGTGCCGCGGTTCCACCGGGGGTCTTCGTGCAAgatctcctggtgccatccattaaagaagaaaaggaagttgagGAGGTTCCCCCTGTGGAGCAGTTGTTACTTGCGGTGCCTTCGCCGGTCGCTGATTGGaaggagcaattcatcaagtacctcaccaactctgaactacccgccgacaagactgaCACCAAACGCCTAATCCGCCGAAGTAAGCATTATGTGTTGGTAGACGGTAACTTGATGAGgaagagtgccaaggaaggggTATTGCAGAAGTGCGTCCCTCAAGACgaaggagtgaagctacttcacgaaattcattctggttcctgtggcaatcacgcggcctcgagaaacctggttggcaaagctttctga